A stretch of the Lolium perenne isolate Kyuss_39 chromosome 3, Kyuss_2.0, whole genome shotgun sequence genome encodes the following:
- the LOC127342318 gene encoding ABC transporter F family member 1, whose amino-acid sequence MPSEAQKKRDREKREQGQAKRAAKQSAPPPKKAAPAAAPSPPNLDKGDDLECDSLLTSDKYSHDVEISIKSLAFRGEDLVTKSTLKLEHGRKYGLVSSSRSGKSVLFRALTDKSMKIPLHMEVCPPLYNPEHSHLSVREYVTSCNEEIDKIEHICGVLAIEGVGDTEAANLLSWRHAMLEDSLVEHRAFQVLHGLGFDRDMQETVIEKLEDRWHMAIALAKALVVNPAILLLDEPTHYLDLYALIWLSSWLNKLNNNCILIVKSNDVEFLSEVCDNFIDLHNSKLKQYDGTYEDYSKSKEVDLSYQSPPFHLANAEKIMPPFLQLVALEKTYPPGKVIFNNANLDIDLNSRIALIGVKGAGKTTLLNILAGAVVGGMSRSSNLRIGHFDQVLVEKLELDQSVGDYVQKECHAEKKSGMLQFWLSSSMRRKKTRTLMHDQKASLAFACIAAKKPHLLLIDDPTKFMDFESIESLAMALKNWEGAFVLVSNNIRLINAALCDVWVCGSKELLKIESNITELSQEIKDQNENMKLLEDPTAFRGSYPRFAIFTNSKNVTKFAEAVHSSLVYEEYIDGLKCSYKPNCIRFGEYKKQIAMVTSAPTCSLAKGDMQIQGEMFVWKTYRMTTDPGKLICKSLLYILHESESMVECLSDFDESHVWVSPDGRALLRGPRRKRLCKIQLRRNRMSIHKIISDMCSEGGAIPPDTSYLLDMIKNKPEMSYMYHIQCSLAPISQTAPLFMRMQEHLCRDIKDVALKEHILLAIPYVEFGEWHGLFTDNYILRETYYYPDRNHVHSAYILPPLPLLPTPQEIRERQIKEADLFLLCLRNRAKHRMDYLRRVTHYLAQGSDLATHARFSLVNCVLQEELERAKETKDLKLHEFL is encoded by the exons ATGCCATCTGAGGCGCAGAAGAAGAGGGATAGGGAGAAGAGAGAGCAGGGCCAAGCCAAGCGGGCGGCCAAGCAGTCGGCGCCGCCGCCCAAAAAGGCCGCGCCGGCGGCCGCGCCGAGCCCTCCCAACCTCGACAAAGGCGACGATTTGGAGTGCGATAGCTTACTGACTTCGGACAAGTATTCTCATGATGTTGAG ATTTCCATTAAATCTCTTGCATTTCGGGGAGAGGACCTCGTCACCAAGTCTACTCTGAAACTGGAGCATGGCAG GAAGTATGGACTTGTAAGTTCATCAAGATCAGGAAAGTCAGTTCTCTTCAGAGCATTGACAGACAAGAGCATGAAGATTCCACTGCACATGGAAGTGTGCCCTCCGCTGTATAACCCCGAGCACAGCCATCTGTCTGTCAGAGAGTATGTGACGTCCTGTAATGAAGAAATAGACAAGATTGAACATATATGTGGAGTATTGGCTATCGAG GGTGTCGGTGATACTGAAGCTGCAAACCTCTTATCTTGGCGGCACGCAATGTTGGAAGATTCACTTGTGGAACATCGTGCTTTCCAAGTGCTGCATGGACTAGGATTCGACAGAGATATGCAAGAAACAGTGATTGAAAAGCTCGAGGACAGATGGCATATGGCTATCGCATTGGCAAAAGCGTTGGTCGTGAACCCAGCAATTCTCTTGCTTGATGAACCGACACATTACCTTG ACCTATATGCGTTAATTTGGCTTTCCAGTTGGTTGAATAAACTAAACAACAACTGTATACTCATTGTCAAGTCAAATGATGTGGAGTTTCTGAGTGAGGTCTGTGATAATTTCATTGATCTGCACAACAGTAAGTTGAAGCAATATGATGGTACATATGAAGATTATTCCAAGTCGAAGGAAGTGGACCTCTCATACCAATCTCCACCTTTCCATTTGGCAAATGCAGAAAAAATAATGCCACCATTTCTGCAGCTTGTTGCTCTAGAGAAAACGTATCCTCCTGGCAAAGTTATTTTCAACAACGCCAATTTGGATATTGATTTGAATTCGAGAATTGCACTGATTGGCGTCAAAGGGGCAGGAAAAACCACACTTTTAAATATATTGGCAGGTGCTGTGGTTGGAGGCATGTCACGCAGTTCCAACTTACGGATAGGACACTTTGATCAGGTTCTAGTTGAGAAGCTGGAGCTGGACCAGTCAGTCGGGGACTATGTCCAAAAGGAATGCCATGCGGAGAAAAAAAGTGGAATGCTACAGTTTTGGCTGTCAAGTTCAATGCGTCGCAAGAAAACACGCACTCTCATGCATGATCAAAAGGCATCTCTTGCTTTTGCTTGCATAGCAGCCAAGAAGCCCCATTTGTTGTTGATTGATGATCCAACCAAGTTCATGGACTTCGAGAGCATTGAATCCCTAGCGATGGCATTGAAAAACTGGGAAGGTGCTTTTGTGTTGGTGAGTAATAACATCAGATTAATCAATGCTGCACTTTGTGATGTCTGGGTCTGTGGGAGTAAAGAACTCCTCAAAATTGAAAGTAATATCACGGAGTTAAGTCAAGAAATCAAGGACCAAAATG AAAACATGAAACTTCTTGAAGATCCAACAGCTTTTAGAGGTTCCTACCCCCGATTTGCTATATTTACCAACTCAAAAAATGTTACCAAATTTGCTGAAG CTGTTCACTCGTCACTTGTATATGAGGAGTATATTGATGGCTTGAAGTGCAGCTACAAGCCAAACTGCATTCGCTTTGGTGAATATAAAAAACAGATAGCAATGGTTACATCTGCGCCTACCTGTAGCCTAGCAAAGGGTGACATGCAAATTCAAGGTGAGATGTTTGTTTGGAAGACCTACAGAATGACAACTGACCCGGGAAAGCTGATATGCAAATCGTTGCTTTACATCCTTCATGAGTCCGAGTCAATGGTAGAGTGCTTGAGTGATTTTGACGAATCACATGTCTGGGTAAGTCCTGATGGTAGAGCACTTCTTAGAGGACCCCGACGCAAGAGGCTCTGTAAGATTCAGTTGAGAAGAAACCGCATGTCCATTCACAAGATAATATCAGACATGTGTTCAGAGGGTGGTGCAATTCCACCAGATACAAGTTATCTCCTTGACATGATAAAGAATAAACCTGAGATGTCATACATGTACCATATTCAGTGTTCGCTCGCACCAATCAGTCAAACCGCGCCGCTGTTCATGAGGATGCAGGAGCATCTTTGCCGGGACATAAAAGATGTTGCCCTGAAGGAACATATTCTACTGGCGATTCCGTATGTTGAGTTTGGAGAGTGGCATGGTTTATTCACTGATAACTATATTCTCCGAGAAACATACTATTATCCTGACAGGAACCACGTACACTCGGCTTACATCTTACCACCACTCCCGCTGCTGCCAACACCTCAGGAAATACGTGAGAGGCAGATCAAAGAAGCAGACCTGTTTCTTCTCTGTTTAAGGAATAGAGCGAAGCACAGAATGGACTATCTCCGGCGGGTGACTCACTATTTAGCCCAAGGCTCAGATTTAGCAACACATGCACGGTTCTCGCTGGTAAATTGTGtcctgcaagaagaattggagagaGCTAAAGAGACAAAGGACCTGAAGCTGCATGAGTTTCTTTGA